Genomic segment of Triticum aestivum cultivar Chinese Spring chromosome 6A, IWGSC CS RefSeq v2.1, whole genome shotgun sequence:
tGTTACCTTCTCTAAATGCGGTTGGGCACCCAGTATGTGTTGTGAGCATATGTGAACATGATCTTGTGCTTCTTCAGCTGTTTTACTTCAAATAAGGGTTTACACTCTAATTCAGTTTCTTACTGGATACACGCAAATTTTCCCCATCCGAATATCAGCTACTTTACGATAACCTATGTAATAGGCGTCTTGTTACCATACATTTCTTCAGTCTTTAACATGTATTTCTTTGATGTGACTACTGATGCATAATGCCACAAATATAAACTGCTGTTATTTTGGTAGGTGGGAAAGACTCTGCTCCATCATCAAAACCCTGTGGATCAATTGCCACCAGTCTTTGGGTTGCAAAATCTGGACAGAGCCTTCTGAAGTTTGACAGTCATATCTTGTCAACTGTACATTGCCGTGCAAGATGCCAAAAATAAAGAACCTGTCTGATGCATGTAAAGTATCATTTTCTCCAGATGGACCTATATCTGAAGAAACACTCGAGAGAGTTCGTGCACTGTTAGGTGAGTCGAACTTTATACTATTTTGAATAATCTGGAGTTATTTACGTGGAGATTGCTATGGTACAGGGTACATACATCATCTGGTTGCAGAGTCTTGTAAATCCTTCCTCTCCTAACATTCCTCACTCAGCATTCTCACATAAATTGCAATATTACATACACATGTACCATAGTCATCGTCTTCTGCTTTTTTTCTAATGTCCTTCATCCTAACTAGATGTCAGATCATGCATTAGCCTCACTATACTGCTTTTATCAGTAACTGGATGTTACTGAATCAAGCTGAGCCACTTGTTGTTATATGATAGAAAGTTTTAGCAGTAATCATATTGCCAAGTTAGTTTTTGTAATGCATGATACCAACAGCGCATAAAAGGTATGAACACAATGGATTCGAGAGCAACTTATAAGTTGCTTGAAGGTGGTGGCTTCCTTTTTAGCTGTGCCTCATCCTTGATTCGTATCATTGCACAAACCATTAATCTTCTGTATAATGTTTTTTATTGAAACCATTCCATGCCttctattttaaaaaaaatgtgCCAAGAGTTTTGAAAAACTCATCAGCTACATTTCCCGGTAAACAATCCGAACTTACCGATCAATAAGACAAGAACATTTATTTGTGTTGTACTATTTTCATGTAAGGAGTTTCTTAATAGTCTTAGTTGTCAGTGCTCGTGAAGAGGTATGACCAACAGTGAACTACATGTGCTACTCTAATTGCATGGCAAAAGCAGTATTTTTATTTGGAATGGTATAAATGTCCACTTCCAACCCATAACTTGGGCTCCACTTTTGAACACTAAACTTACTGTTGAAATTGTAACCTCCAACTATTTAAACGATCCAGTTATCACTTATCACCTTAAAGTGATTGGATTAGTGGTTTGGGTGACATGGATTACGTGTTTGTCATGTTTAAACATTGCCATGAACTAGCAAACCCCACAGAAACAAACAATCAAGAAACTCATCATTCGGACAGAGAACTTCAATTATACTTCTTGAAATGGAACCAAAATTGGTAAATAAGTACTTCGATGGCATGGCAAAATGTGGCAGTAACATTAACAAGATATTATTATTTTCTTAGCTGCTTTGGCCATCTTCATGTTTGATATGAACTTGTGATGTACTATACTGCTTCTAGAATTTGTTCCATTGCTAATGTAGGGTAAAACTTGCTTTTCATCTCAACCGCAAAAAAAAAACTTGCTTTTCATCTGATTCAGCGAAACCATAGCAATGAGCATTTGCAGACTCATAATTGATTCTATTTTGTATTCCCAGATGAGATCAGACCTTTAGATCTTGGTTTAGATAACGAAGCACAAATTGCACGTACTTGGAATAGTTCTACGCGTCAACAGAATGGGAGGCGAGGACGCGGTGGGCCTAATCAGTACGCGCCCACAATCAAATATCTGCACATTCATGAATGCGAAAGTTTCTCTGTAAGATCTCTTGCACGTCATCTAAGCATTATCTTAATTAATAAACTGTGCATTTTCAAATGAATACATGAAGTGCCTCCTTTCTTATAACTTTGATTTTCATAATTTATTATGCAGATGGGTATATTTTGTATGCCACCGTCATCAGTTATTCCACTTCACAATCATCCAGGAATGACTGTGCTGAGCAAGCTTCTTTATGGCAAGCTGCACGCCGAATCGTATGATTGGATTGATGTAGCTGATCCAACTGACCCGTTAAAGCGTAAGTTCTGCCATTCGAAAATCTTCTACACAACAATAGTTGGCCATGGCCGTAGTCCTCCAATTGGTTAATTTGTTTGTGCATGATATCCAGTATGCAACTCATGACTGATCTAGTTCTTTTTCCCCTTGCTTAATAAATGGAAATGCAAATTACTATGCAAAACTAATGTGGAATGCGTTTTATGCAAGAAGATAATTTCATTGGACATTTCCTTTCATCAAATGAACATGTCATGCAATTTCTTGGTACATTTCTTATCATGAAATCCGCACAGTATGCAATGACCTATAATGATCTGTGGTGTATGTTGGGGACCTTGCAGCAATAGTTATTTGAAAGCATCTTTTTTAGATGTAGCAGCAAAATTGCTGGAATTAGTAAATATGGCCCTAATTAGATGCTACAGAACAGCAACCTTGTTTGTGCCCTTACCTTCTATTCTCAGAAGTAAATTGGGCCATTTTCACTGTTGAATGTCCTAGAAAAAGGCTTTTGCTCCCATGTTTCGCTCTTCAAATTCTACTGATGTTGTCAATTACAGGAACTCTATCTGTGATGCCAAATTTTGTGTCATGCCATCTGTTTCCACACCCTACTTTGTGTCTCAATTATTCAGTATGGCATAACTTGCCTATTGCGGCACAGAAAGTTGCTGAGTAGTGGCTGGATACTGATGGCATTCTTAATCGCAATTTGTTAATGCTAGCAAACACCTCAAAAGTAATGCCAGATAGTTAGTTGTCATGCATTTAATAAATTGCTGTATCTCCTGCTATCTAATTTTGATGAGCTCAAAGAATGTCTATGCTTAGAAACTAGTCTTATGGATCATTTATTAATCATGCAAATGATCCTAGTTTAAATCATTTTGTTGGTTGTGTCAAATTTGTGTGCCGACTAATAAGATTATGTAGCCTATTACTCCCTTGGGTGCAGCAAGACCAGCAAGGTGTGTGAGAGACCGTGAAATGACTGCGCCAGAGACAACCATTCTTTATCCTGATAGGGGTGGTAACATCCACACTTTCAGAGCCATCACACCTTGTGCGCTCTTTGACGTCCTTTCTCCACCATATTCTGCTGAGAATGGGAGAGACTGTTCATACTTCCAGAAGTCTTCAGTCAAGGAGCCATCTGGTAATATACAGCTCTTGACATTTGATTATTGTTTTTAATCTATTTTATGTTATGCCAGTTTTGAGTTGTTTTAACATTTTCTGCTACAATTTACCAGTTGTTTTGCCGAGTGAAATAGATAGCTCAGAGGTAGTCTGGTTGGAGGAATTGGAGGACCATCAGCCTCCGGAGGGCTTTGTTGTTGCTAGAGGTTTGTATAAAGGCCCTGTGATAAGGAGATAGTTAGGTTTTTATACCACTTTTGCCAATGGATTGAGGATGCAGAGGCCTCCTAGTATCAGTTGTATGTGGCTTAGTAGAGCAAGTATCGTCCAGGCAACCTGCACGCAGCCTGCGGTTTACGTTGTACACACACGACCTGATGTGGATGAATGAAGAGCGTTTGAGACCATTTTCATCGTGCCTGCTCGGTACTGGAGCAATGCTGATGGTCTGTGATGTACCCACGTGGCTCTTTTATCAGATGAAGGCCTTGGAGTATATACTTCTTTTGAGAAGAGGAGAGTTCTTGCCACGCTGTATTAGGTAGAAAACAAGTGGCATGGGCTTCTCACCTAATGATTGTTTCAGAAAAAAGATTTGGTGTGATGAACCGATTATTCCGTGTCATTATGTAAACAATCGCATAAACATTCTTTGGGATAAATCTGTCTTTGCAAAAACTGGCAATGTGGTGTATTCTGTCAGAGTCTAGTAACCATTCCTTTCCCTTCCAGTTAAGTCTGTCGTCATTTTTCAACATAAAGATTGTTTTGCATAAATTTCCTGTCTTTTCACTAGTCACTCAGTACTCTATTAGAACATATGCACAGAGAATTTTTTCCCCTCTTAATTGTCAAGAGGCTACTAAATACTTGGCCAATCTTTTGGGGATACATGTTGGTCACGATATTCAGCACCAAGGGCACCCCAGCGCATATAATGGAAGCCACTCCGAGTCTCTGACCATGCCTAGCGGAGCGACGAGCCGTGCTTTGTATTCCCTTTTTAACATTTCGAATCAATGAAGTTCCAGCGTTCCCCTAAAAAATGAAATTTGATAATTGCAAACTTTTGTTTTATTTTGCGAGTAAGGCTATGGATTATATTTAAAACTCCCAATGACGCAAGATGTCTAAAAAAACAAGATAATTACAAGCAGGTTATGAGAGAGACAAACTTGATCTCAAGCACGAGCTGAATGTGCCTCACCACTGCCGAAGCTGACATGACCTTGTATTGGTTGAGTGTGGGTCGCCACTACCGAAGCTGACATGACCTTCTATCGTGTTGTTGGAAAATTGTGCCAAACCCTTTACCAAACAAAACTTTCCCAGCTTCACAACACCAGCGAAGAGGGTGCCTCTGCGATGAAGAGGGAGAGCAAACAACCAAAGAACTATCTGTCACGTCaaggagacaccaaaggaaaaaaaaaagaggacACCGCCTCTGCCGCAAAAACAAACAGGAGAACATCACCCCCCTCAAGAGTGCCACTGGTTGCCAGCAACACCACCATCACaaagagcaacaagaagaagaccatTACCTTAGAACCAACACAAAGACACATGAATCACCTGCTCAGATTCGGCACCGTAAGCTAAGCGAGGAGAGATCTAGTGGAAACTTACTCGGTGCTGTGACCACCACCACAGGAGTCGAAGCCATGAAGAGCCACAGACCTAGCTAAGACATTAGACTATTGGACACACGCGAAAACAAAGTCTCGGGGTTTCCCTTCCTCCAACCGTCGCTGGAGTAGTCGGTGGAAGTGAAGGAACCTCGGAGACGCGTAGTCTAGGGCCCTGATTCCTCGCTGCGGTGGCTAGGTCACGACTTGGGAGAAAAACGATTCAATATGGTTAAGCTTGTTGTGGTGGCTAGAACTCATAGCAGAACTATCGTTTGGTTGTAGATGACAGTGCAATGATCGATGAGCTGAGATAAGGATTATCGGTGCCAACTAAGTCCTTGTTCGGTTCCATGACAAATGAGAGGGATTGACATGTATTGGCAGGGATTAAATCCCATCTAGTTCAAATTTCCCCCAAACCCCCTCCATTTCACTCCATTCCACTCCAATCCACTTTTTTTTAAGGGAATGGCTTAACCGAACAAGGCTTAAAAGGGAAAACAGAAATTCTCGGTACAAACAACAATTAATAGGAAAAAGCCTCATGGAGAGAATAACATAACGTCAAATACAATTTCTCAGCATAAACGAGAATAGCAATTAACCATGCTTCATCTCATTAGCAATTACAATAATGAAATAAAAATTCCCAGTCTAAATGCGGATAACAATTAGTCATTCTTTATCTCAACTCCTACCATCCAAGTAGCACATTAATTCACAGAAAAATCCATTTCAAGACTGCAGCTGCAGTCCTATATACATCTAGCCTGACGGAGGGAAGTCTCAAAGCATTGAGTCTTGTAGCCAAATCGATGAGACAAACGAGCTTCAGAACGCCGAGTATTGGTTCCTAGTACGAGTAGGCTCTAGTTATGTGCTCAAGATTAAGCGCACAAATGTGAAAATACATGAGATACCTCATGCCCAACAGTAGTAGACTGCTGCAAGCCTGAGAGTCCCACTGTCCCAGCAAGAGCCCACTGTCAATGTGCGCATCTGCTTACGattcacgcatgcatgcatgcgtcccCGCAGCTACGCATGAGGGCAGCGAACAGTATGTTAGAAGTAtataaacaacaacaacaaccacaaagCCTTTAATCCTAAACAAATTAGAGTAGACTAGAGATGAAACCCATaaaatctcgcaaccaactcatggctttGGCATATAGATAGCAAGCTTTCACGCACCCCTCTTCATAGCTAGCTCTTTGATGATACTCCAATTCTTCAGATCTCTTTTAACGGActtctcccatgtcaaattcgaTCTACTTCGCCCTCTTTTGACATTCTCCGCacactttagccgtccgctatgcactggagcttctggaggcatgcgctgaatatgcccaaaccatctcagaggatgttggacaagcttctcttcagttGGTACTatcccaactctatctcgtatatcatcattccgaacTCGATCAtttctcgtgtggccacacatccatctcaacatacgcatctccgccacacctaactgttgaacatgtcgtctTTTAGTCGGTCAACACTCAGcgtcatacaacattgcgggtcgaatcgccgtcctgtagaacttgccttttagcttttgtggcactctcttgtcacagaggaTGCCAGAAGCTTGACGCCACTttatccatccggctttgattcgatggttcacatcttcatcaatactcccatcctcctgcagcattgaccccaaatatcgaaaggtgtccttctgaggtaccacctggccatcaaggctaacctcctcctcctcacacctagtagtactgaaaccgcacatcatgtactctgttttagtcctactaagcctaaaccctttcaatTCCAagatttgtcttcataactctaacttcctatttacccccgttcgactatcgtcaactagcaccacatcatccgcaaagagcatacaccatgggatatcttcttgtatatcccttgtgacctcatccatcaccaatgcaaaaagataagggctcaaagctaacCCCTGATGCAGTCCCATCTTAATCggaaagtcatcagtgtcgacatcacttgttcgaacacttgtcacaacattatcgtacatgtccttgatgagggtaatgtactttgctcgGACTTtatgtttctccaaggcccaccacatgaaattccgcggtatcttatcataggccttctccaagtcaatgaacaccatatgcaagtccttcttttgctccctatatctctttataagttgtcgtaccaagaaaatggcttccatgctcgacctcccaggcatgaaactaaactgatttttggtcacgcttgtcattcttcttaagcggtgctcaatgactctcttccatagcttcattgtatggctcatcaacttaattccatggtaattagtacaactctgaacaccccccttgttcttgaagattggtactaatatactccgtctccattcttctggcatcttgtttgtccgaaaaatgaggttgaaaagcttggttagccatactatcactatgtccccgagacctttccacacctcaatggggatgcAATCCGGGCCCATGGCCTTGCCTcccttcatcctttttaaagcctccttgaccccagacttctggattcgccgcacaaaacgcatgctggtctcatcaaaggagtcatccatttcaatggtagaactctcattctccccattgaacagcttgttgaAGTACTCCCGCCacctatgcttaatctcctcgtccttccccaaaagttggcctgctccgtccttgatgcatttgacttggccaatatccctcgtcttcctctctcggatcttggccatcttatagatgtccctttcgccttcctttgtGCCTAACTGTTGGTAGAGGTCCTTATACGCCCGATCCCTTGCTTCACCaatagctcgctttgcggccttcttcgcatCTTGTACTtttctatgttgtctgcactcctatccaggtataggcgtctaaagcaatctttcttctctttaaccgccttctggacatcatcattccaccaccaggtatcctgtCTTCACTtttccttcccctggacactccaaactcctccgaggcgaccttacgaatgcaagtcgccatcttcattcacacattgtccgcatcccctccttcctcccaagggccctccttaatgaccctctccttgaacgcctga
This window contains:
- the LOC123128046 gene encoding plant cysteine oxidase 4 codes for the protein MPKIKNLSDACKVSFSPDGPISEETLERVRALLDEIRPLDLGLDNEAQIARTWNSSTRQQNGRRGRGGPNQYAPTIKYLHIHECESFSMGIFCMPPSSVIPLHNHPGMTVLSKLLYGKLHAESYDWIDVADPTDPLKPRPARCVRDREMTAPETTILYPDRGGNIHTFRAITPCALFDVLSPPYSAENGRDCSYFQKSSVKEPSVVLPSEIDSSEVVWLEELEDHQPPEGFVVARGLYKGPVIRR